ATCagcaatcatcatcatccggtGCCAGCATCCAAGTTTCATTGCCAAATTGGCTGATTGTCGTCACCGTCGTAGTCGCCGCACTTGGCGACTCTTTAGCTCGTGATGGTTGGTGTCGTCGTAGGCCGTGATCCAATTATGAAAATCCGTCTCGAATAGTTGGCGGATAGACCCAAGCTGCGATTGAGCCATCCGGATCAGCTGGGGAAGAGACAAAAGTCTATTTTAGTTGGGTATATTAACACTTAAAAACCACGCACACATTACATAGCGACACTACCACGTGCTACATTAGGATACTATATCACTACACCATACACATTTCACGGTAAAAGTGTAAATGTGTGGACACACAAATACAATAATGCAGGTGTCACATGCAAATCTTCCACAAGAGCAATTTTTCTTAAACACTCaatcttgattttttattaaaattcttcattttaatCCTTGCAATTACTGAGAGACTAACAACGTTAAGCGagtaaattgtaaaaaaaatgaacatcaaaacaaaaaaatccgataagaaaaaattgatcAGTTGGTTCTAAGTACAGTTGCAAAATAACGAAACAATTTAGTTTTCACTGCCTCATTATAAATCTAACGGCTTGACGTTGGTAAATATTACCTTCGTCAgctaatcaatttttttcataattagTTGGCATTTTCAAAACTGATTGTACTCGCCCTTCATAATAGACCTTGGCACATGCTACAGGCCAATTTATCTAGCTAAGAGTTCCATCGAGTTCCATATTTATTTCCCCAAGGTGCGGAAAACTACTAGCTATGGCTTTCATCTTTGAGGGGAGGGGAGGAACTTTTAAGAAAATGCTGGTGGCTAGGCCGGGTGGAAAACCGACCAAAtaatagggttggtgcatgaataggtaatttgtttgaaaaaattttttctaagaatcagtttttcacgctgattctctggtattttttttttttatttttgaaataataattttcccccgtaatctcacttcaaagtggagattagctccccccattttaaaacggaccccacgccatttttggtgggcggtccttgAAATGGGATGAATTTTgctcttttccccccttttttcacccttttcgtattacgcctttcggccctaagggcaaaagagataggcagcacgaaaaagggtaaaaaggggtgaaaaagagcaaaattcaTGCCATTTCAAGGACcgcgaaagacgaaaagggtgaaaaggggggaaaaagacaaaattcatcacatttttaggaccgcccaccaaaaatggcgtggggtccgttttaacAAGCCGTCTACGACTCAAAGAGATCGTTTTGGGGGGGTTTTCGATTTTGCGGAAATCATCGCTCTGGGTcctaaaaatatgaaaatatagGGGTTTTGTGCGAAATTTTTTGCTTATTCCATTGGTGAAAATCGCAATCGCCTAACTTTTCCAGTTTAGGAGATATTTGAGAAAAACTGAGAGGGGGTAgccgaaattttgactttttcttggtttttgtgcagcagttttctcgtcaactgctgcactTTATAAACATCGAATTGGTTTAAAATGATGGGATAGACCGTCTCTTCAAAccgttttaatattttttaaattctcggcttagaagccgagatattaatgattgaaattttggaaaaaatttcccaaaatttcttcgttttttggccatgccgggcttcatcctataagccacctagcgctcgcgaaaacaaaattttctcctcattgcctttagggtctgttggggtgaccaccccccccccccctcgataGGTGTAGACTGACGCTATAAGGGAGACCACCCCAAGAAaccctaaaggcaaagagggggaaatgttgttttcgcgagcgctaggtggcttataTCGCGTCGATGTTACCATCGCTGTACGTGGTCAGAATTCGCCAGTTCACTTTAGCTGTTGCTGCCCAGCGTTAATTTATTGGCCGTCTGTTATATTGCAatacacaaaaataatttccgagCCATCATCGAAAAATTTATGGAAGACATAAAGTAGTTGAAACTAccagaattaaaattaatatttcatAAATAGGCAATGTTAGCATTTTTGGCTACATCTCTCAGTTTTGTGAAGattttatagattttaataaatttgtacgtttgtttgtaatttttcccgcaattatcttttttcattttgctacTACGTTAAAGCTTCACGCAGCTCTTGTTTTACAGAAGAAAAGTTTCAGTTAAGAATGAAAATTAGTCATAATCTTGACGCGCAAGAGGAAAGTACAGTATAACACACGAGgcataaaaatgaaagaggaGCGGCATCACATTAATACAAACATATGAAAGTTTTTTTACGAATGACCAATTTGATGAAAGGATTCGTTGGATTTTAGggtttacaaagaaaataccACCAAACGCATTCTCCACTTTACATAAAGAAGGGAAATTTCTGTCATCTTGGTTTGTTCATGTTTTCTTCGTTACCAAATCAGTAACGATGCGTTTGTGCTTCCTGAGGATCGCCCAGCATATCCCGACAATCAATCTGGACTCCCTCCGACAACAATCCGTTAGCCTCATTTGGGTGGATATACAACCTCTTTGCTAACGTCGTCTAGCAAGAAACTGTTAATAATTGGATAATTCGAGAAACACGGGCGAAAACAGTAAAAGATGGATTCGAAAAGATAATTTCTCTGATTTCTGAGGCTGGCAAATAAAGCAATTGAAATGGGAAAATTGCATTCATTTTGTGAAAAGGAGGAAGCCAGCCATCCGAGATGAGTTTTATAAACTGTTCACAAACTGTGACATTACAAGACCAAACTTTACTCGCTGTTACGCGAGCGTAAAAACACTCCTGTCGGAGTTCGACAAAATTACCGAAATGAATGCCAACCTAGAACATCACCTGAAATGGGAAGTTGAGGACGTTGAGAAGAGAAGATGCTAAGAGTTTTCGGCCTTTCACCGCCATCATTTGAAACAGAAAATGGGACCAATCGTCTTCAAAACCAACTTGCCAATTTATGGAGCCAAgtcaaaaataaacccaacgACCCTGAAGAATGGAAAAAATTCACCGAGAGCCCAAAGTGACGACACCTGATGATGCGACAGACAGTAGCAGCACCCACGACAAAATTAAATGCCTTCAAATTAACCAGAATAGGAGAGAAAAAGCATGGGAAAAGCTCATTCATCAATGGTtagcagaagaaaaagttcacGTTGTTTTCATTCAAGAACCGTGTCTCAAAAAAATCGACAACGAACAAACTAACGACTGTTGCTACTATTTCCCTGGCCTACCAAGAAACTACAGGGCCGTTCATAACAATTACTTGATGGGCAAAGACAAAAAATCGGAATACGGTTACAGTGCGGCCATACTTGTTCACGTCGACGTCCCATTCGAGCGCTTCATTCCGATGGCTGCACCGAGCGACAACTATCCGACAACATCCACAAGAGCTGATGGTCGACATCCGATTGACTGGGAATGGATGGGATGGTGTTACCTTGTTCTCCATGTTGCTAGGCTCCCCAGCCCTGACACTTGGATAGCGGTTCTTCACTCCTCACCATCATCATAGGCTGATTCAACATCTTCCGTTTCATCTTGAATCTGCTCACCTTGAAAATTTGGAAGGTCTGGCTGTCGTAGTTCAACAGTGTCTTCCCTTAGTTGCCCTTAGTGTAAGATGGGCGATGTAATCTGAGGTACTACAAATACATCTTCATACTCCATTGGAGTGGATAGTTGTCATCTCTCTCGGTTTATCGATTATGACGGCTCTGCTTCCATACTCGTCTGGTGAACCAATCTTCCAACCAATGTTCCCCGCCAGCTGCCTGATGCTAAGGAGGAGGATACGACACGGTGGTTGCCACAACTGCTTCTTTTAAACTGCAATGACACCACAGAAAAAATATGGTTCTTTAGCATtaagaatttctttaaattcatttcaaatgaaaattggTTGTGGGTCCGTTTTTCTTGTGTTCTACTTCATCCAATTCCCTTGTACCGATTCTTATTACATCAGTTTGCTTTAACTGCGTCACTTTAAGTGGaataaagttgaaaaataaaaaacgagctAGAAATGATGGAGTCAAACAAACACAGAAAAtaagataagagaaaaaaagggagagagagatgtaAGCGCGTGAGCAGCCAATGAAACGAACGGACGGGAATTTTGTTTCCTCGTGTCTTTGAAACGGATTCTTATTTGCGCgttcaaaccaaaaaatcaatcgtgtttaattgtttattgAATTCAGATTCCACGTTAATTATTTCTGGATTCTTCTGCAGCATCAATCTGTTTCTAGGTGGGTTTGCAAAACGTTGActgcatttttccttttaacaTTGATTtgactttattattttattttattttgtggcGGAGGGAGGGGAGGGTTAGTTCCTCTATTACGATGCGATGACCTGATGAAAAAACTACTTTTGGGAATGGAATACAGTATAAAGTATAAGTCTACATATAAGTCTATCATAAAGAATTCAGTATAAGGTATGATGCAGGAACATCAGTGCATGAGCTAAACACTAGAATAAAATACTTCACGACAGAGATAAATGAGTAAGGAACATTATTAAAGCGAGAACCTAGCTGGGCCTATTTACACCACACTTGTCGAGCGTTGCATACGCGAGTTCTGCTTGGCT
The sequence above is drawn from the Daphnia pulicaria isolate SC F1-1A chromosome 1, SC_F0-13Bv2, whole genome shotgun sequence genome and encodes:
- the LOC124311982 gene encoding uncharacterized protein LOC124311982; the encoded protein is MLRVFGLSPPSFETENGTNRLQNQLANLWSQVKNKPNEVTTPDDATDSSSTHDKIKCLQINQNRREKAWEKLIHQWLAEEKVHVVFIQEPCLKKIDNEQTNDCCYYFPGLPRNYRAVHNNYLMGKDKKSEYGYSAAILVHVDVPFERFIPMAAPSDNYPTTSTRADGRHPIDWEWMGWCYLVLHVARLPSPDTWIAVLHSSPSS